From the genome of Malus domestica chromosome 04, GDT2T_hap1, one region includes:
- the LOC103409226 gene encoding disease resistance-like protein DSC1 isoform X3, translated as MDICGSSSYSSSSAAATAEDTKKGSEKLHCNRLKEKAQMEIEKKEENITKRNRSGDDDDTDCEGSKARRREVMDIASSSSSAAAPVDADDTKKYDVFISFRGEDTRRGITSHLHAALLEKKITTYIDDKLKRGDEIAPALLQAIEESQLSVIIFSKDYASSTWCLDELVHILECKEKHGQMVIPVFYDINPSDVRKQHGSYAGAFAQLEKRFKDGIDKVHKWSNALKNAADISGFVSQNYGTDADLVKEVVKDIWTKLCRESSCDLKDYVGIEGRIKKIESLLSIHSPDACITVGIWGMGGIGKTTLAEAVFHRLSSKFEASCFLKNVREKSEQPDGLDCLQKKLLSEIFKEEDLSIGSTSVRKRLSRTKVLIVLDDVNTPMQMERVVGNRLRYGTGSRIIITSRDRGTLTATVEADNIYEVEVLKPDDALQLFCSRAFKNNSTCITDYKELAEKAVHYARGVPLALTVLGSLFFNCQSNKEDWEDEFNRLKRFPSEDIQKVLRISYDRLEENEKEIFLDIACWHKGDLVDEVKRMLDVRGFVATPGIRRLIDMSLISIDSNWGRETIEMHDLLQEMGRTIVLKDPGKRSRLFNDEDVYCVLRSNTETPNVEAIRVHWSYIAKRPLKRADFKVMCNLRLLIVYGGHKLNASLDLPDSLRYLYCDWYPLESLPSNFCPENLVELHLPYSNVKKKLWREDQILVNLQVIDLRHSINLIEVPNLSGSLKIVHINLNGCFSLVEIPGCFQHLDKLTHLHLQDCTSLKYLPEMPGNIQHLNLRGAGIKELPESVWSNKNISYLNIGRCEDLEKLPSNNCELKVSNVLGIESCTSLGEFSELPRDITKLSLVDFKRLVSLPTHICKLKYLEELNLSGCSKLENFPEILEPMEHLVSLCLKETAVKMLPSPIENLIRLQTLDLSGCKHLKDVPDGLVCSTSLQELNLSGTKVRSIPTSIKQASRLSKLFLVGCEQLQSLPELPVLCNVEAEGCTSLKTVSSTRTVLTQGWVQHDCFCKRFINCPKLDNNARSNIMEEAQIRIMREATSAPSKDTPWPEIQVVCQGKEIPNWFSYQSEGSSVNIKLRPDWFQTGLFGFALSAVVSGVPEPQRSLIVRANFIVKFMCESHELFTSVFSIPQDSRQNDYGYDQYHVLVWNEAFSSERVAEKCSPNVYKLVNEVSVDFYPVDSYQRAFFVLRSGSSRRINNPAGSLPPPPPPSLGINIPAGSLPRRAMFGKNNPAGSLPRRAMFGKNNPAGSLPPSKSMKVESCGIRPLYAEDVEKFKFDHVFMSTEPKVEEETRQDDNSKGGRSRDEPEACGSSEESEGFEVIGTE; from the exons ATGGATATATGTGGTTCTTCTTCTTATTCGTCGTCATCCGCTGCCGCCACTGCTGAAGATACAAAAAA AGGTTCTGAAAAGCTTCATTGCAATAGATTGAAAGAGAAAGCGCAGATGGAAATagaaaagaaggaagagaacATAACAAAGAG GAATCGATCAGGTGACGATGATGATACTGATTGTGAGGGGAGCAAAGCAAGGAGACGAG AGGTTATGGATATCgcgtcttcttcttcatccgCTGCTGCTCCTGTTGATGCTGATGATACAAAAAAGTACGATGTGTTTATTAGTTTCAGAGGTGAGGACACCCGCCGTGGTATTACCAGCCACCTTCACGCTGCCTTACTTGAGAAAAAAATCACAACCTATATTGATGACAAGCTTAAGAGAGGAGATGAAATCGCACCTGCCCTTCTCCAAGCAATCGAGGAATCACAGCTTTCGGTGATCATTTTCTCGAAGGACTATGCTTCTTCCACTTGGTGTTTGGATGAGCTTGTGCATATACTCGAATGCAAGGAAAAACATGGCCAGATGGTTATACCTGTATTCTACGACATCAATCCATCTGATGTACGAAAACAACACGGGAGTTATGCGGGTGCATTTGCTCAACTTGAAAAACGTTTCAAGGACGGTATTGATAAGGTGCACAAGTGGAGCAATGCTTTGAAGAATGCAGCAGATATATCTGGGTTTGTTTCACAAAATTATGG GACTGATGCCGACTTAGTTAAGGAAGTTGTAAAGGATATTTGGACCAAATTGTGTCGCGAATCATCCTGTGATTTAAAGGACTATGTTGGAATTGAAGGCCGCATCAAGAAGATCGAATCGCTATTAAGCATTCATTCACCGGACGCTTGCATCACTGTAGGTATTTGGGGCATGGGTGGTATTGGCAAGACCACCCTTGCTGAAGCTGTATTTCACAGACTCTCTTCTAAATTCGAAGCTTcttgttttcttaaaaatgtTAGGGAGAAATCTGAACAACCAGATGGACTAGATTGCCTGCAAAAGAAACTTCTAAGCGAGATATTCAAGGAAGAAGATCTATCCATAGGATCAACTAGTGTTCGAAAAAGGCTCAGCCGCACAAAGGtcctcattgttcttgatgatgtgaatACTCCAATGCAAATGGAACGTGTAGTTGGCAATCGTCTTCGGTATGGCACTGGAAGTAGAATCATTATCACAAGTAGAGACAGGGGCACACTTACGGCAACTGTTGAAGCGGATAATATCTACGAGGTTGAGGTATTAAAACCGGATGACGCTCTTCAGCTCTTCTGTTCGCGTGCTTTCAAGAATAACAGTACTTGTATAACAGATTATAAGGAGTTGGCAGAAAAGGCTGTGCATTATGCCAGAGGCGTTCCTTTAGCTCTTACAGTTCTAGGGTCATTGTTCTTCAATTGTCAGAGCAACAAAGAAGACTGGGAAGATGAATTCAACAGACTAAAACGATTTCCCAGTGAAGATATCCAGAAAGTGTTGAGAATAAGTTATGATAGATTGGAAGAGAATGAGAAAGAGATATTTCTGGATATAGCTTGTTGGCATAAAGGGGATCTTGTGGATGAGGTAAAACGAATGTTAGATGTTCGTGGATTTGTTGCGACACCCGGAATTAGACGTCTCATTGATATGTCTCTCATATCAATTGATTCAAATTGGGGAAGGGAAACCATAGAGATGCACGATTTGCTACAAGAAATGGGAAGGACAATTGTACTTAAAGATCCCGGTAAACGGAGTAGGTTGTTCAATGATGAGGATGTCTATTGTGTATTGAGGAGTAACACG GAAACTCCAAATGTTGAAGCCATACGGGTTCATTGGTCTTACATTGCAAAGCGACCATTGAAACGTGCAGACTTCAAAGTGATGTGTAACCTAAGATTGCTAATTGTGTATGGTGGCCACAAATTGAACGCTTCCCTAGACCTTCCCGATTCTCTTCGTTATCTTTACTGTGATTGGTATCCATTGGAATCTTTGCCATCAAATTTTTGTCCGGAAAATCTAGTTGAGCTACATTTGCCCTATAGCAATGTTAAGAAGAAGCTTTGGAGAGAAGACCag ATACTTGTCAACTTACAAGTTATTGATCTGCGTCACTCCATAAATCTAATTGAAGTTCCAAATCTCTCTGGGAGTCTAAAAATTGTGCACATAAATCTCAATGGCTGTTTTAGTTTGGTTGAAATTCCTGGGTGTTTTCAACATCTTGACAAGCttactcatcttcatcttcaagactGTACCAGCCTCAAGTATCTTCCAGAGATGCCAGGAAATATTCAACACTTAAATTTACGAGGCGCTGGTATAAAGGAGTTGCCTGAATCAGTTTGGTCTAACAAAAATATTTCTTACTTAAATATAGGTCGTTGCGAAGACCTTGAGAAACTTCCAAGCAACAACTGTGAGCTGAAAGTCTCTAATGTTTTGGGTATTGAGAGCTGCACATCTCTTGGTGAGTTTTCTGAGCTTCCCAGGGATATAACTAAATTATCATTGGTTGATTTCAAGAGACTTGTGAGTCTACCAACCCACATTTGTAAGTTGAAATATCTGGAGGAACTCAATCTATCTGGCTGCTCTAAACTTGAAAACTTCCCAGAGATCTTGGAGCCAATGGAACATTTGGTGTCTCTTTGTTTGAAAGAGACAGCTGTCAAAATGCTTCCTTCGCCTATTGAAAATCTAATTAGGCTTCAAACTTTAGACCTTAGTGGCTGCAAGCACCTTAAGGATGTCCCTGATGGTCTCGTTTGCTCAACCTCATTGCAAGAATTAAATCTGAGTGGAACCAAGGTTAGGAGCATACCTACAAGCATCAAACAAGCTTCTCGGTTGTCTAAACTCTTCTTAGTCGGCTGCGAGCAGCTTCAATCTTTACCAGAGCTCCCAGTGCTATGTAATGTTGAAGCTGAAGGCTGCACGTCGCTGAAGACAGTGTCAAGTACAAGGACAGTACTCACACAAGGTTGGgttcaacatgattgcttttgCAAACGTTTTATTAATTGCCCAAAATTGGATAATAATGCAAGGAGCAACATAATGGAAGAAGCACAGATTAGAATTATGCGAGAGGCAACTAGTGCTCCATCAAAGGACACTCCTTGGCCTGAGATTCAGGTTGTATGTCAGGGAAAAGAAATTCCAAATTGGTTCAGCTATCAAAGTGAGGGATCTTCAGTAAACATCAAGCTTCGTCCAGATTGGTTTCAAACAGGTTTATTTGGTTTCGCTCTGTCTGCTGTTGTTTCTGGGGTTCCAGAGCCGCAACGTTCCTTGATTGTAAGAGCTAATTTCATTGTCAAATTCATGTGTGAAAGCCATGAACTGTTCACTTCTGTATTCTCTATCCCACAAGACAGCCGCCAGAATGACTACGGTTACGACCAATATCACGTGCTTGTGTGGAATGAGGCCTTTAGTAGTGAAAGGGTAGCAGAAAAATGCTCCCCTAATGTTTACAAACTTGTCAATGAGGTCTCTGTTGACTTCTACCCTGTTGACTCCTACCAGCGGGCTTTTTTCGTCCTCAGATCGGGGTCTTCCCGTAGGATAAATAATCCAGCGGGCAGCTTgccgccaccaccaccgcctTCCCTTGGGATAAATATTCCAGCGGGCAGCTTGCCACGACGGGCTATGTTTGGGAAAAATAATCCAGCGGGCAGCTTGCCACGACGGGCTATGTTTGGGAAAAATAATCCAGCGGGCAGCTTGCCACCTTCCAAATCCATGAAGGTGGAAAGCTGTGGTATACGCCCATTGTATGCCGAAGATGTTgagaaattcaaatttgatcatgTCTTCATGTCGACGGAACCAAaagtagaagaagaaacaaGACAAGATGACAATTCCAAAGGTGGTCGATCAAGAGATGAGCCTGAAGCATGTGGATCAAGTGAAGAGTCTGAAGGGTTCGAAGTCATTGGAACTGAATAA